One Natronomonas moolapensis 8.8.11 genomic region harbors:
- a CDS encoding DUF5797 family protein, producing MTLSEEATSRLTDIVTLQPTKNGELQDRWGLESGSEVHSYLESELKEYYYRDEDSLIRATPEAAELVGIELNDVVGVPPLQAEVIDTLAGPEEEPQSVVSVLHALEDRGVEADVDSARSALRGLADKGIVEIVRKTVPTFRLATQRSSIDVEVLDAPSEDT from the coding sequence ATGACGCTCTCGGAGGAAGCGACGTCCCGCCTGACGGACATCGTCACGCTACAGCCGACGAAAAACGGAGAGTTACAGGACCGCTGGGGGCTCGAAAGCGGCAGCGAGGTCCACAGCTACCTCGAATCGGAGCTGAAGGAGTACTACTACCGCGACGAGGACAGCCTGATCCGGGCGACGCCGGAAGCGGCCGAGCTCGTCGGGATCGAACTCAACGACGTAGTAGGGGTGCCGCCGCTGCAGGCCGAGGTCATCGACACTCTCGCCGGCCCCGAGGAGGAACCCCAAAGCGTCGTCTCGGTGTTGCACGCTCTCGAGGACCGCGGCGTCGAGGCCGACGTCGATTCGGCCCGCTCGGCCCTTCGAGGGCTGGCCGACAAGGGGATCGTCGAGATCGTCCGCAAGACCGTACCGACGTTCCGGCTCGCGACGCAGCGGTCGTCGATCGACGTCGAGGTGCTCGACGCGCCGAGCGAGGACACCTAG
- a CDS encoding DUF5787 family protein gives MKEFGFELRVCAWAERNWPPGATAVGAPIVARQLGTKRRRWDTIVVETAESGLEERAPFGGARLGSELLFLARHAPASWAYYRECLPDPGYPWRYVREAIHEADDRGFLETRRDGNRIEIRRRYRYPAWVDRIVAIENKPDLDAAAARRLGEQLEHDVALGLADEVWLATETTAEGVEPALLEAMPVEVGILVVSPESGSRSCEPVWRPRTLAAAEPGTRILDRPGDGRSAARFEYADPTWKRRKRLEIAERAYERGWRSYAGTMRPDCRHFELTDPTGPFPRCAAKGRPQTAAECSGSCSLFEPEPPAWRDGGWPIAGGPGRAAKRLLDRKRDRRR, from the coding sequence GTGAAGGAGTTCGGCTTCGAGTTACGGGTCTGTGCGTGGGCCGAGCGGAACTGGCCGCCGGGGGCGACCGCTGTGGGGGCCCCGATCGTCGCCCGCCAGCTCGGGACGAAACGCCGACGCTGGGACACGATCGTCGTCGAGACCGCCGAGTCGGGTCTGGAAGAGCGCGCGCCGTTCGGCGGGGCCCGCCTCGGGTCGGAGTTGCTGTTTCTCGCCCGGCACGCGCCGGCGTCGTGGGCGTACTACCGGGAGTGTCTCCCCGATCCCGGCTACCCCTGGCGGTACGTCCGGGAGGCGATCCACGAGGCCGACGACCGGGGGTTCCTCGAGACGCGGCGGGACGGAAACCGTATCGAGATCAGGCGGCGCTATCGCTACCCGGCGTGGGTCGACCGGATCGTCGCGATCGAGAACAAGCCGGACCTCGACGCCGCGGCCGCGCGACGGCTCGGCGAACAGCTCGAACACGACGTGGCGCTCGGGCTCGCCGACGAGGTCTGGTTGGCGACCGAGACCACGGCGGAGGGGGTCGAACCCGCGTTACTGGAGGCGATGCCGGTCGAGGTGGGGATCCTCGTCGTCTCGCCCGAGTCCGGATCGCGGTCCTGCGAGCCGGTCTGGCGCCCCCGGACGCTGGCTGCCGCGGAGCCCGGCACCCGGATCCTCGATCGGCCCGGCGACGGCCGCTCGGCCGCGCGCTTCGAGTACGCCGATCCCACCTGGAAGCGCCGAAAGCGCCTCGAGATCGCCGAGCGAGCGTACGAGCGCGGCTGGCGATCCTACGCGGGGACGATGCGCCCCGACTGTCGACACTTCGAGTTGACGGACCCGACGGGACCGTTCCCGCGGTGCGCCGCGAAGGGGCGGCCACAGACCGCCGCGGAGTGTTCGGGATCGTGCTCGTTGTTCGAGCCCGAACCGCCGGCCTGGCGCGACGGCGGGTGGCCGATCGCGGGCGGGCCGGGTCGGGCGGCCAAGCGACTGCTCGACCGGAAACGGGACCGCAGACGCTAG
- a CDS encoding nitrilase-related carbon-nitrogen hydrolase, with amino-acid sequence MNLALAQIEIEPAKRDRNVERAVEAIDAAAAEGADCVALPEVFDVGYFAFDAYERSAEPIGGGVHRAIRAAAVEHDVAVLAGTVVEDLAASAAAGESVPEPEGLANTAVLFDSDGDRQLVYRKHHLFGYDSAEAELLVPGDRLPTAEVCGHTAAVTTCYDLRFPELYRRLLEAGATMVLVPSAWPYPRVEHWQLLPRARAVEDLLYVGAVNGAGSFEAADLVGRSTVYDPWGTPVAATDEGPAIVHAACPPERVAEVRGEFPALSDRR; translated from the coding sequence ATGAACCTCGCGCTCGCACAGATCGAGATCGAACCGGCCAAGCGGGATCGAAACGTCGAGCGAGCGGTCGAGGCGATCGACGCGGCCGCCGCCGAGGGGGCCGACTGCGTTGCACTCCCGGAGGTCTTCGACGTTGGCTACTTCGCTTTCGACGCCTACGAGCGCAGCGCCGAACCGATCGGCGGCGGGGTCCACCGAGCGATCCGGGCGGCCGCGGTCGAACACGACGTCGCGGTGCTCGCCGGGACGGTCGTCGAGGACCTCGCTGCCTCGGCCGCCGCGGGCGAATCCGTTCCGGAACCGGAGGGCCTCGCGAACACCGCAGTGCTTTTCGACAGCGACGGTGACAGGCAGCTGGTGTACCGGAAACACCACCTGTTCGGCTACGACTCGGCGGAGGCGGAGCTGCTCGTCCCCGGCGATCGGCTCCCGACGGCCGAGGTGTGCGGTCACACCGCCGCCGTCACGACCTGCTATGACCTCCGGTTTCCGGAGCTGTACCGGCGACTGCTCGAAGCGGGCGCGACGATGGTGCTCGTACCGAGCGCGTGGCCCTACCCGCGCGTCGAACACTGGCAGCTCCTGCCGCGCGCGCGTGCCGTCGAGGACCTGCTGTACGTCGGCGCGGTCAACGGCGCCGGGTCGTTCGAGGCGGCCGACCTCGTCGGCCGGTCGACGGTGTATGATCCCTGGGGGACGCCGGTCGCTGCCACCGACGAGGGGCCGGCAATCGTCCACGCGGCCTGTCCGCCGGAACGCGTCGCCGAGGTACGCGGGGAGTTCCCGGCGCTCTCGGATCGCCGGTGA